A region of the Candidatus Effluviviaceae Genus I sp. genome:
CCGGCGAGGCATCGACGGGCTCGGCGACGGGCCGACAGTCCTCGTGTCGGGGAGGGCGCTTGCGGACGAGCGGCTGCTCGCGGCCGCCGAGGCGGTGTCGGGCGAGGCGGTCCTTCGGGCGGGCAACGCCGCCGTCGGCGCCCGGATCGAGCGCGACGTCCGAGGGCGCGTCGGAGCGTTCGGGCGGTCGGGAGGTGATGTCGCCGTGCTCGGCATCGACGCCGCGGTCGACGTCCCGGCTCGCCTGGTCTCCCGCCCCTGGGATATCGTGGAGCTCACGGCGGGAGAGATCGCGGCCGACGCCGAGCTGCGCGGCGTGCTGTGCGGCGTGAAGGGGCTCGTGCACCCGGGGGCTCACCTCATCGAGCCGGGCCGCGTCGCGATCGGCGAAGGAGCGACGGTGGGGCCCGGCGCGGTGATCGACGCCGCCGCGGGCCCCGTGGTGATCGGCGAGGGAGCGACCGTCATGGCGAACGCGGTCGTCATCGGCCCGGCGGCTGTCGGCGCGCGGTCCGTCGTGAGGGCCGGCGCGCGGATCTACGGAGGGACCTCCATCGGCCCGGTGTGCAAAGTCGGGGGAGAGGTAGAGGCGTCCGTTCTCCAGTCGTTCACGAACAAGCAGCACGACGGGTTCCTGGGG
Encoded here:
- a CDS encoding transferase, with translation MQVVLFEDGQHRAFGPLTSLRPMFSLRCGVFRLREKWEMRRPRWRVALLPRAELADVFAEELPRRGIDGLGDGPTVLVSGRALADERLLAAAEAVSGEAVLRAGNAAVGARIERDVRGRVGAFGRSGGDVAVLGIDAAVDVPARLVSRPWDIVELTAGEIAADAELRGVLCGVKGLVHPGAHLIEPGRVAIGEGATVGPGAVIDAAAGPVVIGEGATVMANAVVIGPAAVGARSVVRAGARIYGGTSIGPVCKVGGEVEASVLQSFTNKQHDGFLGHSYLGSWVNIGAATDGSDLKNNYGDVRVEIGGELVDTGLTHVGAVVGDHSKTAIGTKLGTGTVVGAFCSVLSSGPTPRSIPAFSWGTGGGFVLHDVDRALATARRVMARRGMTLTAAYEARVRALFREARPDAAL